Proteins from a single region of Lysinibacillus sp. JNUCC-52:
- a CDS encoding PadR family transcriptional regulator, giving the protein MTQAQEYPPLTEGVYYILLALFEARHGYGIMQLVEEMSKGRVRLGAGTIYGAIKTLLERQWIEALDGDGRKKEYIITESGKNVIEYEILRLRELFDNGIRITNGKA; this is encoded by the coding sequence ATGACACAAGCACAGGAATATCCGCCTTTAACAGAGGGGGTTTATTATATTTTATTAGCATTATTCGAAGCACGACATGGCTATGGCATTATGCAATTAGTTGAAGAAATGAGTAAAGGTCGTGTTCGCCTAGGTGCAGGCACGATATATGGCGCTATTAAAACATTGTTGGAACGACAATGGATCGAAGCATTAGATGGTGATGGGCGTAAGAAGGAATATATAATTACGGAAAGTGGGAAAAATGTAATAGAATATGAAATTTTACGATTAAGGGAACTTTTTGACAATGGTATCCGTATAACAAATGGAAAAGCCTAA
- a CDS encoding TetR/AcrR family transcriptional regulator, whose protein sequence is MTTKETAERIIEAAIQLISEKGYTAATTKAIADLAQVNEVTIFRHFGNKQGILKTIVDRFSYNPILQKMMHEEVTWDLEKDLNHFSMKYFEYMMSIKDLVMIGFKESMQFPEISNEIATVPLIFKNELIQYFEEMHHKGKIREVNFEAAALSLIALNFGHFISRARLGTTVSTLPTEELINTSVAIFSRGLSS, encoded by the coding sequence TTGACAACAAAAGAAACAGCAGAACGAATCATCGAAGCAGCGATTCAGTTAATTAGTGAAAAGGGCTACACCGCAGCGACAACGAAGGCAATTGCCGACTTAGCACAAGTCAATGAAGTAACGATTTTCCGCCACTTTGGCAATAAACAAGGGATTCTAAAAACCATTGTGGATAGATTTTCCTATAATCCTATTTTGCAAAAAATGATGCATGAAGAGGTGACATGGGATTTAGAAAAAGATTTAAACCATTTTTCAATGAAATATTTTGAATATATGATGTCCATAAAGGACCTTGTGATGATTGGCTTTAAGGAATCAATGCAATTTCCAGAAATCAGTAATGAAATAGCAACAGTTCCCCTTATCTTCAAAAATGAGTTAATTCAGTATTTCGAGGAGATGCACCATAAAGGGAAAATCCGTGAGGTCAACTTTGAAGCCGCTGCACTATCTCTTATTGCCCTGAATTTTGGTCACTTTATTTCACGCGCTCGATTAGGTACTACCGTATCTACCCTACCAACTGAAGAACTCATTAACACAAGTGTTGCAATTTTTTCTAGGGGATTATCTTCCTAG
- a CDS encoding YhgE/Pip domain-containing protein, giving the protein MKALQALFNIRETYIGIFATIAFQLIFFTIWMTAYDGINDRAENLTIGIISDDSSVGQEVINGLKESLPFATKDFTSIEQAEKDLNQRHINMIIHIPADFSAQIQAGAEANIIYSINQANASLAKTMMESVANQATVEVNHSLYPLQQGEIIKTFSQQFSQLPLEQNTALKIQDTVATTIMSVKDQTVKSTIIKTNEVKGFAANFVPLMVIISSFVGAMVMIMQHQQAAEIVQHTVSKWSLFFARQLVNIAVAFVLPLLTIGLMHLFSISSAENFFTIYFFQAFMFWAFLCLAQVFVIVFGNLGMVFNICALSLQLVTSGVLVPNAMLSDFYHRLASLLPATYGADGYYTIIFGGSSESLRNNSSSLAIIIAVTLVIASIAVALKKSKIEQNPSVPSLQQ; this is encoded by the coding sequence ATGAAAGCATTACAAGCGTTATTTAACATCCGTGAAACTTATATTGGCATTTTTGCTACTATTGCTTTTCAATTAATATTTTTTACCATTTGGATGACCGCATACGACGGTATAAATGATCGAGCAGAAAATTTAACGATTGGCATTATTAGTGACGACTCATCCGTTGGTCAAGAAGTGATAAACGGATTAAAGGAATCATTGCCATTTGCAACGAAAGATTTCACTTCAATTGAACAAGCAGAAAAGGATTTGAATCAACGTCATATAAATATGATCATTCACATTCCAGCTGATTTTTCAGCTCAAATACAGGCAGGAGCAGAAGCTAACATTATTTATTCCATAAATCAAGCGAACGCAAGTCTTGCTAAAACAATGATGGAGAGCGTAGCAAATCAAGCTACAGTGGAAGTCAATCATAGTCTGTATCCTCTACAACAAGGAGAGATAATAAAGACATTTTCACAGCAGTTTTCTCAGCTACCTTTGGAACAAAATACAGCATTAAAAATTCAAGATACTGTTGCCACTACCATTATGAGTGTAAAAGACCAAACAGTTAAATCTACTATAATTAAAACAAATGAGGTCAAAGGATTTGCAGCAAATTTTGTGCCGTTAATGGTCATTATTTCATCATTTGTCGGAGCAATGGTAATGATTATGCAACATCAGCAGGCAGCAGAAATCGTACAACATACCGTTTCAAAATGGTCTTTATTTTTCGCTAGACAGCTTGTAAATATTGCTGTTGCTTTTGTTCTTCCATTACTAACAATTGGATTGATGCATCTATTTTCTATTTCGAGTGCGGAAAACTTTTTCACTATTTATTTTTTCCAAGCTTTCATGTTTTGGGCTTTTCTATGTTTAGCACAAGTCTTTGTTATCGTCTTTGGTAATCTTGGCATGGTCTTTAATATTTGCGCACTTTCGCTACAGCTTGTTACTTCTGGCGTACTCGTACCAAATGCTATGCTTTCAGACTTTTACCATCGCCTCGCTTCCCTATTACCAGCAACTTACGGCGCAGACGGCTACTATACAATCATTTTTGGCGGTAGCTCAGAAAGTCTAAGAAATAATAGCAGTTCGTTAGCTATTATCATTGCTGTCACACTAGTCATTGCAAGTATTGCCGTTGCCCTGAAAAAATCTAAAATAGAACAAAATCCAAGCGTGCCTAGCCTTCAGCAATAG
- a CDS encoding TetR/AcrR family transcriptional regulator — protein MTIHDLRVVKTKQALHNALLTLLSHKPLENISIAEICRVANVNRGTFYLHYEQKEKLFEEYFQEIVEDLYNSYEEPYRVASTTIIKNKLDPNTIRIFHHIERFKLFYRIVFSKNVPLTYYYMLFDEIQSLLKRDLAQNKIGKIKTDFYSAYQANAIIGIIIEWYRHDFKESAIELNQQLAAILRFDES, from the coding sequence TTGACCATTCATGATTTGCGGGTAGTTAAAACAAAACAAGCGTTACATAATGCCTTGCTTACTTTGTTAAGTCATAAACCGCTAGAAAATATCTCGATTGCTGAAATATGTCGTGTGGCCAATGTAAATAGGGGTACATTTTATTTGCACTATGAACAAAAAGAGAAACTGTTCGAGGAATATTTTCAGGAAATTGTCGAGGATTTATATAATTCCTATGAGGAACCATATCGTGTAGCATCGACGACTATTATTAAAAATAAGCTAGATCCAAATACAATTCGTATTTTTCATCATATAGAACGGTTTAAACTATTTTATCGAATCGTCTTTTCGAAAAATGTACCGTTAACCTATTATTATATGTTATTTGATGAAATCCAATCGTTATTAAAAAGAGACTTAGCACAAAATAAAATTGGAAAAATAAAAACGGATTTCTATAGTGCCTATCAAGCAAATGCAATTATTGGCATAATTATTGAATGGTACCGTCATGATTTTAAAGAAAGTGCGATTGAACTAAATCAGCAGCTTGCGGCAATTTTACGTTTTGATGAAAGTTAA
- a CDS encoding SDR family oxidoreductase produces the protein MRLEGKVAIVTGAASGMGKAIAEGYAKEGAKVVVSDLNLDGAKAVADSIQANGGTAIAIQTNVASTEDMQHLFDETKSAYGKLDILVNNAGIMDGMEPVGEISDERWDKVFAVNTTAVMRSMRMATKIFLEQGHGVFVNNISAGGLYGARAGAAYTASKHAVVGLTKNTAFMYANQNIRCNGIAPGAVMTNIAASMTNMSEVGAARQSLGLAINPRAGQPEEIAQLAIFLGSDEASFVNGQVIAVDGGWTAY, from the coding sequence ATGAGATTAGAAGGTAAAGTAGCAATCGTTACGGGAGCAGCTTCAGGAATGGGAAAAGCAATTGCAGAAGGTTATGCAAAAGAAGGTGCTAAAGTTGTTGTTTCTGATTTAAATTTAGACGGAGCAAAGGCTGTTGCGGATAGTATTCAAGCAAATGGCGGCACAGCTATTGCTATACAAACAAATGTCGCTTCAACTGAAGACATGCAACACTTATTTGATGAAACAAAAAGTGCATATGGTAAATTAGATATTTTAGTTAACAATGCGGGCATTATGGATGGTATGGAACCTGTTGGTGAGATTTCGGACGAGCGTTGGGATAAAGTATTTGCGGTAAACACAACTGCTGTTATGCGTTCAATGCGCATGGCAACAAAGATTTTCCTAGAGCAAGGACATGGTGTTTTCGTTAATAATATTTCTGCTGGCGGATTATATGGTGCACGTGCTGGTGCTGCCTATACTGCATCTAAACATGCGGTAGTTGGTTTAACAAAAAATACAGCATTTATGTATGCAAACCAAAACATCCGTTGTAATGGTATTGCACCAGGTGCTGTTATGACAAATATCGCTGCATCAATGACGAATATGAGCGAAGTTGGTGCGGCTCGTCAGTCACTAGGATTAGCAATCAATCCACGTGCTGGACAACCAGAAGAAATAGCTCAACTTGCTATTTTCTTAGGCTCAGATGAAGCAAGCTTTGTGAATGGACAAGTCATTGCCGTTGATGGTGGATGGACTGCTTACTAA